One window of the Streptomyces asoensis genome contains the following:
- a CDS encoding roadblock/LC7 domain-containing protein: MIQDPSTRSAQRSGELDWLLDDLVMRVSEVRHAVVLSNDGLAVGASTDLRREDAEHLAAVASGFHSLAKGAGRHFGAGGVRQTMVEMDDGFLFVAAAGDGSCLAVLTAVTADIGLVAYEMARLVKRVGEHLYTAPRLAARPPAAG; this comes from the coding sequence ATGATCCAGGACCCGAGCACGAGGTCGGCCCAACGGTCCGGCGAACTCGACTGGCTGCTGGACGACTTGGTGATGCGCGTGAGCGAGGTACGGCACGCCGTGGTGCTGTCCAACGACGGACTCGCCGTCGGTGCCTCGACCGATCTCAGGAGGGAGGACGCCGAGCACCTCGCCGCCGTCGCCTCCGGCTTCCACAGCCTCGCCAAGGGCGCGGGCCGCCACTTCGGCGCCGGCGGAGTGCGCCAGACCATGGTGGAGATGGACGACGGCTTCCTGTTCGTGGCCGCCGCGGGCGACGGCTCCTGCCTGGCCGTCCTCACCGCCGTGACCGCCGACATCGGCCTCGTCGCGTACGAGATGGCGCGGCTGGTCAAGCGGGTCGGAGAGCACCTCTACACGGCGCCACGGCTCGCCGCGCGCCCACCCGCCGCCGGATGA
- a CDS encoding DUF6397 family protein, with amino-acid sequence MSGNTVTRPHSASCTPSRAARELDLKRSEFDLAVHLGRIRTVPDEGGGGRRVARAEIERLRSDPCFPEALRASVLAVGTSEGAAIMGVPPARFTRLARLGLVVPVRFYLNRYRVVVWLYLADELKQFATDGTNAFLLTGRTPEVLRSQLAAGVDLRPRNWRGRHLGFLHRQADGPWQRAGVLAGFLDPLQVAAIVKDPYERSHLNRFRPGPPAHGTPGTPAAHLVEKIMTADDPDEIDWLRYDLERTLDEARAEQPAPRPASKRAPTPPAGPPDPPDEPDRPTRGLLSRLCRRSG; translated from the coding sequence ATGTCCGGCAACACCGTCACACGACCACACTCCGCTTCCTGCACGCCGAGCCGGGCAGCGCGGGAACTGGATCTGAAGCGGAGCGAGTTCGACCTCGCCGTGCACCTCGGGCGCATCAGGACCGTGCCCGACGAAGGCGGCGGGGGCCGTCGGGTGGCCCGGGCGGAGATCGAACGTCTGCGCTCGGACCCTTGCTTCCCCGAGGCGCTGCGCGCGAGCGTGCTGGCCGTGGGGACCAGCGAAGGCGCCGCCATCATGGGCGTGCCCCCGGCCCGGTTCACCCGCCTCGCGCGCCTGGGACTGGTGGTGCCGGTCAGGTTCTATCTGAATCGCTATCGAGTCGTCGTCTGGCTCTATCTCGCCGACGAACTCAAGCAGTTCGCCACTGACGGGACCAACGCCTTCCTGCTGACCGGCCGGACACCCGAGGTGCTGCGGAGTCAGCTGGCCGCGGGTGTCGACCTGCGGCCCCGGAACTGGCGGGGACGCCATCTGGGCTTCCTGCACCGACAGGCCGACGGCCCCTGGCAACGCGCCGGTGTCCTGGCCGGGTTCCTCGACCCCCTCCAGGTCGCGGCGATCGTCAAGGACCCCTACGAACGCTCCCACCTGAACAGGTTCCGGCCGGGACCGCCGGCCCACGGCACCCCCGGCACACCGGCCGCGCACCTCGTGGAGAAGATCATGACGGCCGACGACCCCGACGAGATCGACTGGCTGAGGTACGACCTGGAACGAACCCTGGACGAGGCACGCGCCGAGCAGCCCGCGCCACGGCCGGCCTCGAAAAGGGCCCCGACGCCCCCGGCCGGGCCACCGGACCCGCCCGACGAGCCCGACCGGCCGACCCGCGGTCTACTGAGCCGGCTATGCCGCCGAAGCGGGTGA
- a CDS encoding sensor histidine kinase yields MRTPRRTPTAGADAPPPTRGRRAHAGPPADEGPDERNDTAADAIPPRAERWRIRPRTVRAKIVCLLMVPVVSLLALWAYATVSTAQDVSGLRQLQRVDSQVRAPVAAAVAALQTERAAAVRYATEPAPGQADDLKTLAERTDRAVGRLRLGDDSTVADGQELPTGVAQRLETFVSGAEGLPSLRTAVLEGSAGWEETYGRYTSTISTAFSVGGALSGVQDAELGSDARVLLEFSRAGEALAQEGVVLAGARLAGRLDGERLRLFTGAVETRRTLTESAVADLRGPERTAWQRLAAGSAYAALHAAEDKALADGPGAKAIAAAPASIWDKAHARVQNGMRTIEADAGRGVADRADPFTRGLLTSAGAAVLLGLAAVVASLVISVRIGRGLVVELVSLRNSALEIARRKLPEAMRKLRAGEEIDVRAEAPPGPPSEDETGQVAQALGTVHRAALRAAVERAELASGISGVFVNLARRSQVLVHRQLSLLDSMERRSDDPNELSDLFRLDHLTTRMRRHAESLIILSGAAPGRAWRMPVSLTNVVRAAVSEVEDYARVEVRQLPEAAVIGTAVADLTHLLAELVENAAQFSPPHTRVRVTGEPVGNGYAVEIEDRGLGMGKETFTEANRRIEQSEALDLFDSDQLGLFVVSRLAARHGIKVHLRTSPYGGTTAVVLLPTALLHSAKPERSAREVTETEPQPAERVYARVSAADRHTADRRQEAVHASTDRPALVAPVRAAPVRADAEPAAADPPPPGVTALRLHRPPDDAEGSDDAEGSDDLPRRVRQANLAPQLRRPLAEEPAQPPGPRGDEGRTPELVRDRMSAYREGWARGGGRQPGHGAAPEPEPGSDSSEGDPR; encoded by the coding sequence ATGCGTACACCCCGTAGGACCCCCACGGCAGGCGCCGACGCGCCGCCCCCCACGCGCGGGCGCCGCGCCCACGCCGGACCCCCCGCCGACGAGGGCCCGGACGAGCGGAACGACACAGCGGCGGACGCGATACCCCCGCGCGCGGAGCGCTGGCGCATCAGGCCGCGCACCGTACGCGCCAAGATCGTCTGCCTGCTGATGGTGCCGGTCGTCTCCCTGCTCGCCCTGTGGGCGTACGCCACCGTCAGCACCGCCCAGGACGTGTCCGGGCTGCGCCAGTTGCAGCGCGTGGACTCCCAGGTCCGCGCCCCCGTGGCAGCCGCGGTGGCCGCTCTCCAGACCGAGCGGGCGGCCGCCGTGCGCTACGCGACCGAGCCCGCTCCCGGGCAGGCCGACGACCTGAAGACGCTCGCGGAACGCACGGACCGCGCGGTGGGCCGGCTACGGCTCGGCGACGACAGCACCGTCGCCGACGGCCAGGAACTGCCCACGGGAGTGGCCCAGCGGCTCGAGACGTTCGTCTCCGGGGCCGAGGGACTCCCCTCGCTGCGGACCGCGGTCCTCGAGGGCAGCGCCGGCTGGGAGGAGACGTACGGCCGGTACACGAGCACGATCTCGACGGCCTTCTCGGTCGGCGGTGCCCTCTCCGGCGTCCAGGACGCCGAACTCGGCTCGGACGCGCGCGTGCTGCTCGAGTTCTCCCGCGCGGGAGAGGCGCTGGCCCAGGAGGGCGTCGTGCTCGCCGGCGCGCGCCTCGCCGGACGCCTCGACGGAGAGCGCCTGCGGCTCTTCACCGGCGCCGTCGAAACCCGTCGCACCCTGACGGAATCGGCCGTCGCGGACCTGCGCGGGCCCGAACGCACCGCCTGGCAGCGCCTCGCCGCCGGCAGCGCCTACGCGGCCCTGCACGCCGCCGAGGACAAGGCCCTCGCCGACGGGCCCGGCGCGAAGGCGATCGCCGCCGCCCCCGCGAGCATCTGGGACAAGGCCCACGCGCGCGTGCAGAACGGGATGCGGACGATCGAGGCGGACGCCGGACGCGGTGTCGCCGACCGCGCCGACCCGTTCACCCGCGGTCTGCTCACCTCGGCCGGCGCCGCTGTCCTGCTGGGCCTCGCCGCCGTCGTCGCCTCGCTCGTCATCTCCGTGCGCATCGGCCGCGGACTCGTCGTCGAGCTGGTCAGCCTGCGCAACAGCGCCCTGGAGATCGCCCGGCGCAAACTCCCGGAGGCCATGCGGAAACTACGCGCCGGGGAGGAGATCGACGTCCGCGCCGAAGCGCCGCCGGGACCTCCCTCCGAGGACGAGACCGGCCAGGTCGCCCAGGCCCTGGGCACCGTGCACCGCGCAGCCCTGCGGGCCGCCGTGGAACGCGCCGAACTCGCCAGCGGCATCTCCGGCGTGTTCGTCAACCTCGCCCGCCGCAGCCAGGTCCTCGTCCACCGTCAGCTGAGCCTCCTGGACAGCATGGAGCGCCGCTCCGACGACCCGAACGAGCTGAGCGACCTCTTCCGGCTCGACCATCTCACCACCCGCATGCGGCGCCACGCGGAGAGCCTGATCATCCTCTCCGGGGCGGCGCCCGGCCGGGCCTGGCGCATGCCGGTGTCCCTCACCAACGTGGTCCGTGCCGCCGTCTCCGAGGTCGAGGACTACGCGCGCGTGGAGGTACGCCAGCTCCCGGAGGCAGCCGTCATCGGCACCGCCGTCGCCGACCTCACCCACCTGCTCGCCGAACTCGTCGAGAACGCCGCCCAGTTCTCGCCCCCGCACACGCGTGTGCGGGTCACCGGCGAACCCGTGGGCAACGGCTACGCCGTCGAGATCGAGGACCGTGGCCTGGGCATGGGCAAGGAGACCTTCACCGAGGCCAACCGGCGCATCGAGCAGTCCGAGGCGCTCGACCTGTTCGACAGCGACCAGCTCGGCCTGTTCGTGGTCAGCAGGCTCGCCGCCCGCCACGGCATCAAGGTCCATCTGCGGACCTCGCCCTACGGCGGCACCACCGCGGTGGTCCTGCTGCCGACGGCGCTGCTGCACAGCGCCAAGCCGGAACGTTCCGCCCGTGAGGTGACGGAGACCGAGCCGCAGCCCGCGGAACGCGTGTACGCGCGCGTGTCCGCCGCGGACCGGCACACCGCCGACCGGCGCCAGGAAGCCGTCCACGCCTCCACCGACCGCCCCGCGCTGGTGGCCCCCGTACGAGCCGCCCCCGTGCGGGCCGACGCCGAACCGGCGGCCGCCGACCCCCCGCCTCCCGGAGTCACCGCCTTGCGCCTGCACCGTCCCCCGGACGACGCCGAAGGATCGGACGACGCCGAAGGATCGGACGACCTCCCGCGCCGGGTACGGCAGGCCAACCTCGCCCCCCAACTGCGCAGGCCACTCGCCGAGGAACCGGCCCAGCCGCCCGGCCCGCGCGGCGACGAAGGGCGCACCCCCGAGCTCGTACGGGACCGGATGTCCGCGTACCGGGAGGGCTGGGCACGCGGCGGCGGCAGGCAGCCCGGCCACGGAGCCGCCCCGGAACCCGAACCGGGCAGCGACAGCAGCGAAGGAGACCCCAGATGA
- a CDS encoding roadblock/LC7 domain-containing protein — protein sequence MAQNQGLGWLLDDLTERVDHVRHALVLSNDGLVAGASTGLLREDAEHLAAVSSGLHSLAKGSGRHFSAGRVRQTMIEFDDAVLFVTAAGTGSCLCVLSEAEADMGQIAYEMTLLVNRVGEHLTVDARQPDRAPLEDF from the coding sequence ATGGCGCAGAACCAGGGGCTGGGCTGGCTGTTGGACGACCTGACGGAGCGCGTCGACCATGTACGGCACGCACTCGTCCTGTCCAACGACGGGCTGGTGGCGGGTGCGAGTACGGGACTGCTCCGGGAGGACGCGGAGCACCTCGCCGCCGTCTCGTCCGGACTGCACAGCCTGGCGAAGGGATCGGGGCGTCACTTCAGCGCGGGCCGAGTGCGCCAGACGATGATCGAGTTCGACGACGCGGTGCTGTTCGTCACCGCCGCGGGCACCGGCAGCTGTCTGTGCGTGCTCAGCGAGGCGGAGGCCGACATGGGCCAGATCGCCTACGAGATGACCCTGCTCGTCAACCGGGTCGGAGAGCACCTCACCGTGGACGCCCGGCAGCCCGACCGCGCACCGCTCGAAGACTTCTGA
- a CDS encoding DUF742 domain-containing protein has product MTEDMTGTPRELGSQWYDNEAGPLVRPYAMTGGRTKPGPTGVRFDLIALVTLDPGAPSTDGMALGPEHRALIGLCRTETQSVAELSAGADLPVGVVRVLLGDLLELGCVTVSRPVPPAQLPDERILREVIEGLRAL; this is encoded by the coding sequence ATGACCGAGGACATGACCGGCACCCCGCGCGAGCTGGGCAGCCAGTGGTACGACAACGAGGCCGGTCCGCTCGTCCGCCCGTACGCCATGACGGGCGGACGCACGAAACCGGGCCCCACCGGAGTGCGCTTCGACCTGATCGCCCTGGTCACCCTGGATCCGGGCGCGCCGAGCACGGACGGCATGGCGCTCGGACCGGAACACCGCGCCCTGATCGGACTCTGCCGCACGGAGACCCAGTCCGTCGCCGAACTCTCGGCGGGCGCGGACCTTCCCGTGGGCGTGGTCCGGGTGCTCCTCGGAGACCTGCTGGAACTCGGCTGCGTCACCGTCAGTCGCCCGGTCCCGCCCGCGCAGCTGCCCGACGAACGGATTCTGCGCGAGGTGATCGAGGGGTTGCGAGCGCTGTAG
- a CDS encoding PPOX class F420-dependent oxidoreductase, giving the protein MAQKMTDEEWRAFVAYGTRTAKLSTVRADGSPHVAPLWFLLDGDEVVFNTGKDTVKGRNLARDGRVALCVDDDRPPFDYVVLRGRARISEDLDEVRHWATRIAARYMGEERAEEFGARNGVPGELLVRVAIDKVLAQKGIAA; this is encoded by the coding sequence ATGGCACAGAAGATGACCGATGAGGAATGGCGGGCCTTCGTCGCATACGGAACCCGCACCGCAAAGCTGTCCACCGTACGGGCCGACGGAAGTCCGCATGTGGCACCGCTCTGGTTCCTGCTCGACGGGGACGAGGTGGTGTTCAACACCGGCAAGGACACGGTGAAGGGGCGCAATCTGGCGCGGGACGGCCGGGTCGCCCTGTGCGTGGACGACGACCGGCCGCCCTTCGACTACGTGGTGCTGCGGGGCCGGGCCCGCATCTCGGAGGACCTCGACGAGGTACGGCACTGGGCGACTCGTATCGCGGCGCGGTACATGGGTGAGGAGCGGGCGGAGGAGTTCGGTGCCCGCAACGGGGTTCCGGGCGAACTGCTCGTCCGTGTCGCCATCGACAAGGTCCTGGCGCAGAAGGGCATCGCGGCCTGA
- a CDS encoding GTP-binding protein: protein MVSEHSDTTGGDTAPLALKILVAGGFGVGKTTMVGAVSEIKPLRTEELLSEAGQSVDDTDGVDQKVTTTVAMDFGRITIRSGLSLYLFGTPGQDRFWFLWDELSQGALGAVVLADTRRLEDCFPAVDYFEHRHIPFVVAVNCFVGTRTYGAQDVSRALDLDGGTPVVLCDARDRDSGKEVLIRLVEYAGRMHTARLLDSVG from the coding sequence ATGGTCTCCGAACACTCCGACACCACGGGCGGCGACACCGCTCCCCTGGCGTTGAAGATACTGGTCGCCGGAGGGTTCGGCGTGGGCAAGACCACCATGGTGGGCGCGGTCAGCGAGATCAAGCCGCTGCGCACCGAGGAACTGCTCAGCGAGGCCGGACAGTCGGTGGACGACACCGACGGCGTGGACCAGAAGGTCACGACGACCGTCGCCATGGACTTCGGCCGGATCACCATCCGCTCCGGCCTCTCCCTCTATCTGTTCGGCACCCCTGGGCAGGACCGCTTCTGGTTCCTGTGGGACGAGTTGTCTCAGGGGGCCCTGGGCGCGGTGGTCCTCGCCGACACCCGGCGTCTGGAGGACTGCTTCCCCGCGGTCGACTACTTCGAGCACCGGCACATCCCGTTCGTGGTGGCCGTCAACTGCTTCGTGGGCACGCGGACATACGGCGCCCAGGACGTCTCGCGCGCCCTCGACCTCGACGGCGGCACCCCCGTCGTCCTGTGCGACGCCCGCGACCGCGACTCGGGGAAGGAGGTACTGATCCGGCTGGTCGAGTACGCCGGGCGGATGCACACCGCCCGGCTGCTCGACTCCGTGGGCTGA